A genomic segment from Agelaius phoeniceus isolate bAgePho1 chromosome 2, bAgePho1.hap1, whole genome shotgun sequence encodes:
- the GPM6B gene encoding neuronal membrane glycoprotein M6-b isoform X8 — MGCFECCIKCLGGVPYASLVATILCFSGVALFCGCGHVALTGTVSILEQHFSTTASDHALLSEVIQLMQYVIYGIASFFFLYGIILLAEGFYTTSAVKELHGEFKTTACGRCISGMFVFLTYVLGVAWLGVFGFSAVPVFMFYNIWSTCEVIKSFQSNVTVPGDQICVDIRQYGIIPWNAVPGKACGPILENICNTNEFYMSYHLFIVACAGAGATVIALIHFLMILSSNWAYLKDASKMQAYQDIKAKEEQELQDIQSRSKEQLNSYT, encoded by the exons GTTGCTTTGAATGTTGCATTAAGTGCCTAGGAGGAGTGCCATATGCTTCACTCGTGGCAACCATTCTCTGCTTCTCGGGGGTAGCGTTGTTTTGTGGCTGCGGCCACGTGGCGCTCACGGGAACCGTGTCTATCCTCGAGCAGCACTTCTCCACGACTGCCAGTGACCATGCTTTGCTGAGTGAAGT aATACAGCTAATGCAGTATGTAATTTATGGCATTGCATCATTTTTCTTCTTATATGGCATAATCCTTTTGGCGGAAGGTTTTTATACAACGAGTGCTGTGAAGGAGCTGCATGGAGAGTTCAAAACAACAGCCTGTGGCCGCTGCATCAGTGGAATG TTTGTTTTCCTCACCTATGTGCTTGGAGTGGCCTGGCTCGGGGTCTTCGGCTTCTCCGCTGTGCCTGTCTTTATGTTCTATAACATCTGGTCAACTTGTGAAGTCATCAAATCTTTTCAGAGCAATGTGACAGTTCCAGGGGACCAGATCTGCGTGGACATCAGGCAATACG GTATTATTCCTTGGAATGCTGTACCTGGCAAAGCCTGTGGCCCAATTTTAGAGAACATCTGCAACACGAATGAG TTCTACATGTCTTACCACCTGTTCATTGTggcttgtgctggagctggtgcCACTGTCATAGCATTG ATCCACTTCCTCATGATACTGTCTTCTAACTGGGCCTACTTAAAGGATGCAAGCAAAATGCAGGCCTACCAAGATATCAAAGCAAAAGAAGAGCAGGAGCTTCAGGATATCCAGTCTCGGTCAAAAGAGCAACTCAATTCTTACACATAA
- the GPM6B gene encoding neuronal membrane glycoprotein M6-b isoform X9: MKPAMETAAEENAEQSQEKKGCFECCIKCLGGVPYASLVATILCFSGVALFCGCGHVALTGTVSILEQHFSTTASDHALLSEVIQLMQYVIYGIASFFFLYGIILLAEGFYTTSAVKELHGEFKTTACGRCISGMFVFLTYVLGVAWLGVFGFSAVPVFMFYNIWSTCEVIKSFQSNVTVPGDQICVDIRQYGIIPWNAVPGKACGPILENICNTNEFYMSYHLFIVACAGAGATVIALLIYMMATTYNYAVLKFKSREDCCTKF; the protein is encoded by the exons GTTGCTTTGAATGTTGCATTAAGTGCCTAGGAGGAGTGCCATATGCTTCACTCGTGGCAACCATTCTCTGCTTCTCGGGGGTAGCGTTGTTTTGTGGCTGCGGCCACGTGGCGCTCACGGGAACCGTGTCTATCCTCGAGCAGCACTTCTCCACGACTGCCAGTGACCATGCTTTGCTGAGTGAAGT aATACAGCTAATGCAGTATGTAATTTATGGCATTGCATCATTTTTCTTCTTATATGGCATAATCCTTTTGGCGGAAGGTTTTTATACAACGAGTGCTGTGAAGGAGCTGCATGGAGAGTTCAAAACAACAGCCTGTGGCCGCTGCATCAGTGGAATG TTTGTTTTCCTCACCTATGTGCTTGGAGTGGCCTGGCTCGGGGTCTTCGGCTTCTCCGCTGTGCCTGTCTTTATGTTCTATAACATCTGGTCAACTTGTGAAGTCATCAAATCTTTTCAGAGCAATGTGACAGTTCCAGGGGACCAGATCTGCGTGGACATCAGGCAATACG GTATTATTCCTTGGAATGCTGTACCTGGCAAAGCCTGTGGCCCAATTTTAGAGAACATCTGCAACACGAATGAG TTCTACATGTCTTACCACCTGTTCATTGTggcttgtgctggagctggtgcCACTGTCATAGCATTG CTGATCTACATGATGGCTACTACATATAACTATGCTGTTTTGAAGTTTAAGAGTCGGGAAGATTGCTGCACTAAATTCTAA
- the GPM6B gene encoding neuronal membrane glycoprotein M6-b isoform X6, which translates to MKPAMETAAEENAEQSQEKKGCFECCIKCLGGVPYASLVATILCFSGVALFCGCGHVALTGTVSILEQHFSTTASDHALLSEVIQLMQYVIYGIASFFFLYGIILLAEGFYTTSAVKELHGEFKTTACGRCISGMFVFLTYVLGVAWLGVFGFSAVPVFMFYNIWSTCEVIKSFQSNVTVPGDQICVDIRQYGIIPWNAVPGKACGPILENICNTNEFYMSYHLFIVACAGAGATVIALIHFLMILSSNWAYLKDASKMQAYQDIKAKEEQELQDIQSRSKEQLNSYT; encoded by the exons GTTGCTTTGAATGTTGCATTAAGTGCCTAGGAGGAGTGCCATATGCTTCACTCGTGGCAACCATTCTCTGCTTCTCGGGGGTAGCGTTGTTTTGTGGCTGCGGCCACGTGGCGCTCACGGGAACCGTGTCTATCCTCGAGCAGCACTTCTCCACGACTGCCAGTGACCATGCTTTGCTGAGTGAAGT aATACAGCTAATGCAGTATGTAATTTATGGCATTGCATCATTTTTCTTCTTATATGGCATAATCCTTTTGGCGGAAGGTTTTTATACAACGAGTGCTGTGAAGGAGCTGCATGGAGAGTTCAAAACAACAGCCTGTGGCCGCTGCATCAGTGGAATG TTTGTTTTCCTCACCTATGTGCTTGGAGTGGCCTGGCTCGGGGTCTTCGGCTTCTCCGCTGTGCCTGTCTTTATGTTCTATAACATCTGGTCAACTTGTGAAGTCATCAAATCTTTTCAGAGCAATGTGACAGTTCCAGGGGACCAGATCTGCGTGGACATCAGGCAATACG GTATTATTCCTTGGAATGCTGTACCTGGCAAAGCCTGTGGCCCAATTTTAGAGAACATCTGCAACACGAATGAG TTCTACATGTCTTACCACCTGTTCATTGTggcttgtgctggagctggtgcCACTGTCATAGCATTG ATCCACTTCCTCATGATACTGTCTTCTAACTGGGCCTACTTAAAGGATGCAAGCAAAATGCAGGCCTACCAAGATATCAAAGCAAAAGAAGAGCAGGAGCTTCAGGATATCCAGTCTCGGTCAAAAGAGCAACTCAATTCTTACACATAA